Proteins found in one Panicum hallii strain FIL2 chromosome 4, PHallii_v3.1, whole genome shotgun sequence genomic segment:
- the LOC112888439 gene encoding polyadenylate-binding protein-interacting protein 7: protein MSSLNKVVSNSGDACSVLPSKATSLNPNAAEFVPSFIKPSLGSSTVPDVAKSDFRGSSGKTILDRSESSKSNNSDDEAHQFWRKQLPDDIIPDFSSFEKIEQGPEDLSLAGLSLNAPPFYGTTSSRFSREHQELSSPATKGLELEHTNLLYEDNYLGSSNWEQNYIGDLHIANGNQDLHYDSESAAGFSDSFASEYAAASDGVVDPLEYLASQFPGFSAESLAELYYANGCDFNHTIEILAQLEMQVDPTPNHAMNLTPRAPNFSTGDFPALPTAEDQNGFSKGNVDVLGIFNGRGSSTISGGAGDFVSAVRKLASQNSGHWKFKKGPEYGNGVSSHSVPKQYSTGTKQSSGNKFQSVSSARVAPWLETGDAVANMYSESRGEARDFARVRNACFEQARQAYLVGNKALAKELSMKGQAYNAQMKAAHEKAREAIYRQRNPVSQRGGDGLIDLHGLHVSEAIHILKVELSAMKMSARAAGERMQVMVCVGTGHHTKGSRTARLPIAVEQFLLDEGLHYTQPQPGLLRVMVY from the exons ATGAGTTCTCTGAATAAAGTTGTTTCAAATAGTGGGGATGCGTGTTCAGTGTTACCTAGTAAAGCCACATCATTAAATCCTAATGCAGCAGAATTCGTACCTTCGTTTATTAAACCATCTCTTGGAAGCAGCACAGTTCCAGACGTAGCCAAGTCAGATTTTAGGGGGTCTTCTGGAAAAACAATCCTAGATAGGTCCGAGTCTTCAAAGTCTAATAACTCGGATGATGAGGCGCACCAGTTTTGGCGCAAGCAGCTTCCAGATGACattattccagacttctcttCGTTTGAGAAAATTGAACAAGGGCCTGAAGATTTGTCCCTTGCTGGATTATCCTTGAATGCGCCGCCCTTTTACGGGACAACTTCCAGTCGTTTCTCAAGAGAGCATCAAGAGTTATCTTCTCCAGCTACCAAGGGCCTGGAACTGGAACATACTAATCTACTGTACGAAGATAATTATTTGGGTTCAAGCAACTGGGAGCAAAATTATATTGGTGATCTTCATATTGCTAATGGGAACCAAGACCTTCACTATGATTCTGAAAGCGCTGCAGGCTTTTCTGACAGTTTTGCTAGCGAGTATGCTGCTGCATCTGATGGTGTTGTTGACCCCCTTGAGTACTTAGCATCTCAGTTCCCTGGATTTTCAGCAGAGAGCCTTGCGGAGCTATACTATGCAAATGGTTGCGACTTCAACCATACCATTGAAATTCTCGCACAGCTAGAG ATGCAAGTTGATCCTACACCCAATCACGCAATGAATTTGACCCCCAGAGCACCAAACTTTAGTACGGGGGATTTTCCTGCTCTGCCAACAGCTGAAGACCAGAATGGTTTCAGTAAGGGCAATGTGGATGTCCTTGGCATCTTCAATGGGCGTGGTTCATCCACCATATCAGGTGGAGCTGGTGATTTTGTTTCTGCTGTTCGCAAACTTGCATCACAAAATTCAGGCCACTGGAAGTTTAAGAAAGGTCCTGAATATGGAAATGGTGTTTCATCTCATTCTGTACCGAAACAGTATAGTACTGGCACCAAACAATCATCTGGGAACAAATTTCAAAGTGTCAGCAGTGCAAGAGTTGCTCCATGGCTCGAGACTGGTGATGCAGTGG CAAATATGTATTCCGAATCAAGGGGGGAAGCTCGTGATTTTGCTAGGGTCAGAAATGCTTGCTTTGAGCAG GCTAGACAGGCTTACTTGGTTGGCAACAAAGCTCTGGCCAAGGAACTGAGCATGAAGGGTCAGGCGTACAATGCACAAATGAAGGCAGCTCATGAGAAAGCCAGAGAAGCTATTTATCGACAAAG GAATCCTGTTTCGCAACGGGGAGGCGATGGTCTGATTGATTTACATGGACTGCATGTGAGTGAAGCAATCCACATCCTGAAGGTTGAGCTTTCTGCCATGAAGATGTCAGCAAGGGCTGCGGGGGAGAGGATGCAGGTCATGGTATGTGTCGGGACAGGCCACCACACCAAGGGCTCTCGCACCGCAAGGTTGCCCATCGCCGTGGAACAGTTCCTCCTGGACGAAGGCCTCCACTACACGCAGCCTCAACCGGGTCTTCTCCGCGTCATGGTGTACTAA
- the LOC112890126 gene encoding pentatricopeptide repeat-containing protein At3g18110, chloroplastic — protein MAVASPPFPFPSSSSSSRHLRRAATATASAASPSSDDFDYPLADSTVRWPHLRFPHLPAPRFPATVTAAPPPPARPPQGEDGDPEEAPASATALVEPLDARAHRGRVKRLSKLALRRARDWRARVAGLADAVLALPPGAPVDDVLDGARAAPDEAALVVRTVGESSWRRALDVFEWLARSGAPAPRAVAVVIGVLGRARQDAIAEELFLRFAGEGATVQVFNAMMGVYARSGRFDDARQLLDTMHDRGIEPDLVSFNTLINARAKSGCLASGVALDLLFEVRQAGLRPDVITYNTLISACSQSSNLEDAVTVFEEMMASECRPDLWTYNAMVSVHGRCGKAEEAERLFRELVEKGFMPDAVTYNSLLYAFAKDGDVDKVERTCEDLVKAGFKKNEITYNTMIHMYGKMGRLDLAVGLYEEMRSMGCIPDAVTYTVLIDSLGKMDRIAEAGKMLEEMAAAGLKPTLVTFSALICAYAKGGRRAEAEKTFDCMVASGVKPDRLAYLVMLDVFARSGETKKLLDLYRTMMKDSHRPDDGLYQVLLAALAKEDKCQEIEEVIQDMELLCQMNPGIISTILIKARCISQGAELLKKSCLQGYEPDIKSLRSIIDAYVRTEKHEEGLSLLECIQEHVSSSHDLMSEFSIMLLCRKQTSIAAYEEYNRMQMSKYESFGRNCNLYEYLITCLEEVELFSEACQVFCDMQFMGINASKNVYESMISTYCKLGFPETAHRLMDDALQSGIPLNVLCSRVLIIEAYGKIKLWQQAEILVKGLRQASGIDRRIWNALIHAYAESGLYEQARAVFDNMIKTGPLPTVDSINGMMRALIVDGRLDELYVVVQELQDMDFKISKSTVLLMLDAFAKNGDVFEVMKIYNGMKAAGYLPNMHLYRSMISLLCHHNRFRDVELMITEMEEAGFKPDVAILNALLMMYTATGNFDRTIQVYQSILEADLEPDEDTYNTLIVMYCRNLRPEEGFTLLNEMGKRGLTPKLQSYKSLLAASAKAELREQADQLFEEMRSKGYQLNRSIYHMMMKIYRNAGNHSKAENLLAVMKEDGIEPTIATMHILMTSYGTAGHPREAENVLNSLKSSNLEVSTLPYSTVFDAYLKNGDYELGITKLLEMKRDGVEPDHQVWTCFIRAASLCEQTEDAILLLSSLQDCGFDLPIRLLTERTPSVLSEVADYLEELVALEDSAALNFVNALEDLLWAFECRATASWIFQLAVKRSVYRDNVFRVAEKDWGADFRKLSAGAALVGLTLWLDHMQDASLQGSPESPKSVVLVTGEGEYNMVSLRKTIRAYLLEMGSPFLPCRARSGRFVVKAYSLKMWLKDSPFCMDLELKDIPALPKLNSMKLIDGYFMRAGLVSAFKDIHERLGEVWPKKFSRLALLSEESRDEAINADIQGRKEKLQRMKKKGLVPASKSKRRPRRAKFVREQEESMKAV, from the exons ATGGCCGTCGCCTCCCCACCATTCCCCttcccctcctcttcctcctcctcgcgccACCTCCGCCGTGCGGCCACTGCCACCGCCTCAGCGGCTTCACCTTCCTCCGACGACTTCGACTACCCCCTCGCCGACTCCACCGTCCGATGGCCCCACCTCCGCTTCCCGCACCTGCCCGCGCCGCGCTTCCCCGCCACCGTCAccgccgcgcctccgccccCCGCCAGGCCGCCCCAGGGGGAGGACGGCGACCCCGAAGAGGCCCCCGCCTCTGCCACCGCACTCGTCGAGCCGCTGGACGCGCGCGCCCACCGCGGGAGGGTGAAGAGGCTGAGCAAGCTCGCGCTGCGGCGGGCGCGGgactggcgcgcgcgcgtggcgggGCTCGCGGACGCCGTCCTGGCGCTGCCCCCCGGGGCGCCCGTCGACGACGTGCTGGAcggcgcgcgggccgcgccCGACGAGGCCGCCCTCGTCGTGCGCACCGTCGGGGAGAGCTCCTGGCGCCGCGCGCTGGATGTCTTCGAGTGGCTCGCGCGGAGCGGCGCTCCGGCTCCCCGCGCAGTCGCCGTTGTCATCGGCGTCCTCGGACGCGCGCGCCAGGATGCGATCGCGGAGGAGCTCTTCCTTCGCTTCGCGGGCGAGGGCGCCACCGTTCAGGTGTTCAACGCCATGATGGGCGTTTACGCGCGCTCTGGCCGATTCGATGACGCACGGCAGCTGCTTGACACAATGCACGACCGGGGGATCGAACCTGACCTTGTGAGCTTCAACACTCTCATCAATGCCAGGGCCAAGTCCGGGTGTTTGGCTTCCGGTGTCGCCCTTGACCTCCTATTTGAAGTCCGGCAAGCGGGGCTAAGGCCGGATGTTATCACTTATAACACGCTCATCAGTGCTTGCTCACAGAGTTCTAATCTGGAAGATGCTGTGACAGTGTTTGAGGAGATGATGGCTTCCGAGTGCCGGCCGGATTTGTGGACTTACAATGCAATGGTGTCGGTGCATGGCCGTTGTGGGAAGGctgaggaggccgagcggctgTTTAGGGAGCTGGTGGAGAAGGGTTTTATGCCTGATGCAGTTACTTATAATTCTCTTCTCTATGCTTTTGCAAAGGATGGGGATGTCGACAAGGTGGAGCGCACCTGTGAGGATTTGGTTAAGGCTGGGTTCAAGAAGAACGAGATAACTTATAACACTATGATTCATATGTATGGGAAGATGGGCAGGCTTGATTTAGCAGTTGGTCTGTATGAGGAGATGAGGTCTATGGGCTGTATTCCAGATGCTGTGACGTACACTGTATTGATTGATTCTTTGGGGAAGATGGATAGGATTGCCGAGGCAGGTAAGATgctggaggagatggcggctgCGGGATTGAAGCCGACTTTAGTAACTTTCAGTGCTTTGATTTGTGCATACGCCAAAGGTGGGAGGCGCGCCGAGGCGGAAAAGACATTTGATTGCATGGTCGCATCAGGTGTCAAACCTGATCGTTTAGCGTACTTGGTTATGCTGGATGTTTTTGCTAGGTCAGGTGAGACGAAAAAATTGTTGGATCTGTATCGGACAATGATGAAGGATAGTCATAGACCAGATGATGGCCTGTACCAGGTCTTGCTTGCCGCACTTGCAAAAGAAGATAAGTGCCAGGAGATTGAAGAAGTTATCCAAGACATGGAACTACTTTGTCAAATGAATCCAGGAATAATATCTACAATACTCATCAAGGCAAGGTGCATTTCTCAGGGCGCTGAACTATTAAAGAAGTCATGTCTCCAAGGATACGAGCCTGATATTAAGAGCTTACGGTCTATTATTGATGCATATGTAAGGACAGAAAAACATGAAGAAGGTCTCTCATTGCTTGAATGCATCCAGGAACATGTATCCAGTTCCCATGATTTGATGTCGGAATTTTCCATCATGCTTCTATGCAGAAAACAGACGAGCATTGCTGCCTATGAAGAGTACAATAGAATGCAAATGTCAAAATATGAATCTTTTGGTCGAAACTGTAACTTGTATGAATACTTGATTACATGCCTTGAGGAAGTTGAGTTATTTTCTGAAGCTTGTCAAGTGTTCTGCGATATGCAGTTTATGGGCATAAACGCTTCTAAAAATGTATACGAGAGTATGATTTCCACCTACTGCAAACTGGGATTCCCAGAAACAGCACATCGGTTGATGGATGATGCTTTGCAATCTGGTATTCCGCTAAATGTTCTCTGTTCTAGAGTGCTTATAATTGAAGCATATGGGAAGATAAAACTCTGGCAGCAAGCAGAAATCTTGGTGAAAGGGCTGAGGCAAGCATCAGGTATTGATAGAAGGATTTGGAATGCTTTGATACATGCATATGCAGAGAGTGGACTTTATGAGCAAGCAAGGGCTGTGTTTGATAATATGATTAAAACAGGTCCTCTACCAACTGTTGATTCTATTAATGGAATGATGAGGGCATTGATAGTTGATGGCAGATTGGATGAGTTGTACGTGGTTGTGCAAGAGCTTCAAGATATGGACTTCAAGATCAGCAAAAGTACGGTACTCCTTATGCTTGATGCTTTTGCAAAAAATGGTGATGTATTCGAGGTAATGAAAATCTATAATGGAATGAAAGCAGCAGGATATTTGCCAAATATGCACCTATATAGAAGTATGATTTCCTTGCTCTGCCATCATAATCGATTCAGGGACGTTGAGTTGATGATTACAGAGATGGAGGAAGCAGGGTTCAAGCCAGATGTTGCCATACTTAATGCTCTTCTTATGATGTATACCGCCACTGGGAACTTTGATAGGACTATACAAGTATATCAAAGTATTCTGGAAGCTGACTTAGAGCCGGATGAGGACACATACAATACATTGATAGTAATGTACTGTAGAAACTTGAGGCCAGAAGAAGGTTTTACATTATTGAATGAAATGGGTAAACGAGGTCTGACACCAAAGTTGCAATCCTACAAAAGCTTGCTTGCTGCATCTGCAAAAGCGGAATTGAGGGAGCAAGCTGACCAGCTTTTTGAAGAAATGAGATCGAAGGGTTATCAATTAAACAGATCTATCTATCACATGATGATGAAAATTTACAGGAACGCTGGCAACCACTCCAAAGCTGAGAACTTGCTAGCAGTAATGAAAGAGGATGGCATTGAGCCAACCATTGCCACTATGCATATCCTCATGACTTCTTATGGGACTGCTGGGCACCCACGTGAAGCTGAGAATGTACTGAATAGTTTGAAATCCTCCAATTTGGAAGTCAGCACGCTACCATACAGTACTGTCTTCGATGCTTACCTGAAAAATGGTGACTACGAGCTTGGTATCACAAAACTACTGGAAATGAAAAGAGATGGTGTAGAACCAGATCATCAAGTTTGGACATGCTTCATTAGGGCTGCTAGTTTGTGCGAGCAAACTGAAGATGCTATACTTCTTCTAAGCTCTTTACAGGATTGCGGATTTGACCTCCCCATCAG GCTCCTGACTGAAAGGACACCGTCAGTGTTAAGTGAGGTCGCTGATTATCTGGAAGAGCTCGTAGCATTAGAAGATTCTGCTGCTTTGAACTTTGTAAATGCACTAGAAGATCTGTTGTGGGCATTTGAATGTCGAGCAACTGCTTCATGGATTTTCCAATTGGCAGTAAAGAGAAGCGTATACCGCGATAATGTCTTTCG TGTGGCAGAAAAGGACTGGGGGGCGGACTTCCGGAAGCTTTCTGCTGGGGCTGCACTTGTCGGTCTTACATTGTGGCTTGATCACATGCAA GATGCTTCACTCCAGGGTTCACCTGAATCACCCAAATCTGTTGTACTGGTCACAGGGGAGGGGGAATACAACATGGTATCCTTGCGTAAAACCATTAGAGCCTACCTTTTGGAAATGGGCTCCCCATTCTTGCCATGTAGAGCCCGATCAGGTCGTTTTGTGGTAAAGGCCTACTCTCTTAAGATGTGGTTGAAAGATTCTCCTTTCTGCATGGACCTGGAGTTGAAAGACATTCCAGCTCTTCCTAAATTAAACTCAATGAAGCTGATTGATGGATACTTCATGAGAGCTGGCCTTGTATCAGCATTTAAAGATATACATGAGCGACTTGGGGAAGTATGGCCAAAGAAGTTTTCCAGATTAGCTCTGTTGTCAGAAGAAAGTAGGGATGAGGCTATCAATGCTGATATCCAAGGAAGGAAAGAAAAACTGCAGAGAATGAAAAAGAAGGGTCTGGTGCCAGCAAGTAAATCTAAAAGGAGACCACGAAGAGCGAAATTTGTTAGGGAACAGGAAGAAAGCATGAAAGCAGTATAA
- the LOC112888590 gene encoding pentatricopeptide repeat-containing protein At3g53360, mitochondrial-like: MGSQTLARGALTVSRTHPPSTPTRASPSGRDHSLSAAAARVLRLEAPAAASSTYLWNRLLGLLCSGSGAPGPLALARRVFDAMPERDAVSHNTLIACLSRAGHGHAAERARTYSRMLREDGVMPTGTTLSALLTVSGGDAASACRGFFRQVHAHAVRFGLCSNAFVGSALVRAYQRCGDADAMFGVFEEIDEPDVVCWNVMIDACARSRRAWRAVEMLSRMCRGGGVADRFTLASILKACSCGHDLGLGMQLHAWAWKIGSESETATCNALITMYLKCGGGVHSAANVFDGISEPNIISWTAVIAGLVQNGLAMEAAGFYKHMVRVGEKENDFCFTSVLSAFSNLASLEHGKMVHCRAVKAGFCFDTILGNALLDMYFKCGSSADAQFVFDAMQAHDVVSWTAMVVGYGRHGEARKAVECFRAMVDGGFKPDSITFLAVLSACSRGGIVDEGLNIFRCMAEDHGIKPDREHCACLVHLLGHAGRLNEAETLIRKMGLQLDSFAWESLLSACGIHGEVELGKRSAGKVMELEPWKDGPYVLLSNMCAEQCQWREKETLRGRLDYSNVRKDAALSWFPVSEAN, translated from the coding sequence ATGGGCAGCCAGACGCTTGCTCGAGGCGCCCTCACCGTTTCCCGAACCCACCCGCCGTCGACGCCGACGCGCGCCTCCCCCAGCGGCCGCGACCACTCCCTctcggcggccgccgcgcgcgtcCTGCGGCTCGAAGCCCCCGCGGCTGCCTCGTCCACCTACCTATGGAACAGGCTGCTCGGCCTCCTCTGCTCAGGCAGCGGCGCGCCCGGGCCGCTCGCGCTTGCCCGCAGGGTGTTCGACGCGATGCCCGAGCGGGACGCCGTCTCGCACAACACCCTGATCGCGTGCCTCTCGCGGGCCGGCCACGGGCACGCGGCGGAGCGCGCGCGCACCTACTCGCGGATGCTCCGCGAGGACGGGGTCATGCCCACCGGGACCACCCTCTCCGCTCTCCTTACCGTGAGCGGTGGTGATGCGGCGTCGGCGTGCCGCGGGTTTTTCCGGCAGGTGCACGCCCATGCGGTGCGGTTCGGGCTCTGCTCGAACGCGTTCGTGGGGAGTGCTCTGGTGCGGGCGTACCAGAGGTGCGGTGATGCAGACGCCATGTTCGGCGTGTTCGAGGAGATTGATGAGCCAGACGTCGTGTGCTGGAACGTCATGATCGACGCATGCGCGCGGAGCAGGAGGGCGTGGCGTGCTGTGGAGATGCTGTCCAGGATGTGTAGGGGTGGAGGCGTCGCTGACAGGTTCACACTGGCGAGCATCCTGAAGGCTTGCTCCTGCGGCCATGATCTGGGGCTTGGCATGCAGCTACACGCATGGGCATGGAAGATTGGCTCGGAGTCAGAGACGGCAACCTGCAACGCTCTCATCACGATGTACCTGAAATGTGGTGGTGGGGTGCATTCAGCTGCCAATGTCTTCGACGGGATCTCTGAACCAAACATAATTTCTTGGACGGCCGTGATTGCCGGGTTGGTGCAGAATGGCCTTGCCATGGAAGCAGCCGGCTTTTACAAACACATGGTGAGGGTTGGGGAGAAGGAGAATGACTTCTGCTTCACAAGCGTGCTCTCAGCATTCAGCAATCTTGCGAGTCTGGAGCATGGCAAGATGGTGCATTGTCGCGCTGTGAAGGCTGGGTTTTGTTTCGATACGATCCTTGGGAACGCCCTTCTTGACATGTACTTCAAGTGTGGCAGCTCTGCAGATGCTCAATTTGTCTTTGATGCAATGCAAGCACATGATGTAGTGTCATGGACAGCTATGGTTGTTGGATATGGGCGGCATGGTGAGGCCAGAAAAGCTGTTGAATGCTTTAGAGCAATGGTTGATGGTGGATTTAAGCCAGACAGCATAACATTTCTTGCTGTCCTTTCTGCCTGTAGCCGAGGAGGTATTGTGGATGAAGGGCTTAACATTTTTCGCTGCATGGCTGAGGATCATGGCATTAAGCCAGACAGAGAGCATTGTGCATGCTTGGTGCATCTGCTAGGCCATGCCGGCAGGCTAAATGAAGCAGAAACGCTGATTAGGAAGATGGGATTGCAACTTGATTCATTTGCATGGGAGTCGCTTCTGAGTGCTTGTGGCATACATGGAGAAGTTGAGCTGGGGAAGAGGTCGGCAGGGAAGGTCATGGAACTGGAGCCATGGAAGGACGGGCCTTATGTTTTACTGTCAAACATGTGTGCTGAACAATGCCAATGGCGTGAAAAGGAGACATTGAGAGGGAGGCTCGACTACAGCAATGTGAGGAAGGATGCTGCTCTCAGCTGGTTTCCAGTTTCAGAAGCAAATTGA